A window from Mycobacterium saskatchewanense encodes these proteins:
- a CDS encoding FadD7 family fatty acid--CoA ligase codes for MTIDSTTQATEAPGLGQDRIADLVKAAARRSPDKSALVVTAGRIPVSYGDLVGLVDDLAGQLTRAGLRPGDRVALRAGSNAEFVVGLLATSRADLVAVPLDPALPVGEQHQRSEAAGARAVLVDGEGPGDKDQAALRWWPIAVTTGGNGSGPAVHLDAATAPRDDVATPEGLRADDAMIMFTGGTTGVPKMVPWTRANLATSVRAIVAGYELGETDATVAVMPLYHGHGLLAALLATLASAGTVVLPARGRFSAHTFWDDIDAVRATWYTAVPTIHQILLERATAEHQTERAALRFIRSCSAPLTAETAQALQDTFSAPVVCAYGMTEASHQVATTRIGAGENPAATPGLVGRSTGPKIRIVGSGGQPVPTGTVGEIWLHGPTVVRGYLGDPAITAANFTDGWLRTGDLGSVSASGDLTIRGRIKELINRGGEKISPEHVEGVLASHPDVLEAAVFAVPDKLYGEAVAAVIVPREGASPTPDELVEFCRGRLAPFEVPASFETARELPHTAKGSLDRRAVADRFGRKA; via the coding sequence ATGACGATCGACTCAACCACGCAAGCCACGGAGGCACCGGGCCTGGGGCAGGACCGTATCGCGGACCTGGTCAAGGCGGCGGCACGCCGCTCACCGGACAAATCGGCGCTGGTGGTAACCGCCGGCCGCATCCCGGTGAGCTATGGCGACCTGGTGGGACTCGTCGACGACCTGGCCGGACAGCTGACGCGGGCCGGCCTGCGGCCCGGTGACCGGGTCGCGCTGCGCGCGGGGAGCAATGCCGAGTTCGTCGTCGGCCTGCTGGCGACGTCGCGGGCGGACCTGGTGGCGGTGCCGCTGGATCCCGCCCTGCCGGTCGGCGAGCAACACCAGCGCAGTGAGGCGGCCGGGGCGCGGGCCGTCCTGGTCGACGGCGAAGGCCCCGGCGACAAGGACCAGGCCGCCCTGCGGTGGTGGCCGATCGCGGTGACGACCGGCGGCAACGGCTCCGGGCCCGCGGTCCACCTCGACGCCGCCACGGCACCGAGGGACGACGTGGCGACGCCGGAGGGATTACGCGCCGACGACGCCATGATCATGTTCACCGGGGGAACCACCGGTGTGCCGAAGATGGTGCCGTGGACGCGCGCCAACCTCGCCACCTCGGTGCGGGCCATCGTCGCCGGCTACGAGCTCGGGGAGACCGACGCCACCGTTGCGGTGATGCCGCTGTACCACGGCCACGGCCTGCTCGCGGCGCTGTTGGCGACCCTCGCATCCGCCGGCACCGTGGTGCTGCCGGCGCGCGGACGGTTCTCGGCGCACACCTTCTGGGACGACATCGACGCCGTCCGGGCGACCTGGTACACCGCGGTTCCGACGATCCATCAGATCCTGCTGGAGCGCGCCACGGCCGAACACCAAACCGAGCGGGCGGCACTGCGGTTCATCCGCAGTTGCAGCGCACCGCTCACCGCGGAGACGGCGCAGGCATTGCAGGACACGTTCTCGGCGCCGGTGGTGTGCGCCTACGGCATGACCGAGGCCAGCCACCAGGTGGCCACCACCCGGATCGGGGCCGGCGAGAACCCCGCCGCGACACCCGGTCTCGTGGGTCGCTCGACCGGCCCGAAGATCCGCATCGTCGGTTCCGGCGGCCAGCCGGTGCCCACGGGCACCGTCGGGGAGATCTGGCTGCACGGCCCCACCGTGGTCCGCGGCTACCTCGGCGACCCCGCGATCACCGCGGCCAATTTCACCGACGGGTGGCTGCGGACCGGCGACCTCGGGTCGGTTTCGGCCTCCGGTGACCTGACGATCCGCGGCCGGATCAAGGAACTGATCAACCGGGGTGGCGAAAAAATCTCCCCCGAGCACGTCGAGGGCGTCCTGGCCAGCCACCCCGACGTCCTCGAGGCGGCCGTCTTCGCCGTGCCGGACAAGCTTTACGGGGAAGCCGTGGCGGCCGTGATCGTTCCGCGCGAAGGGGCGTCGCCCACGCCCGACGAGCTTGTGGAGTTTTGCCGGGGCCGGCTGGCCCCCTTCGAGGTGCCGGCCAGCTTCGAGACGGCGCGCGAACTGCCGCACACCGCGAAAGGATCGCTGGACCGTCGCGCGGTGGCAGATCGATTCGGCCGCAAGGCCTGA